Part of the Salmo trutta chromosome 2, fSalTru1.1, whole genome shotgun sequence genome, TACCTACCTGGTGTctcctctgtagctctgtctcCACCTAGTCCAGAACCTTCTCCAGTGAGATACCTACCTGGTGTctcctctgtagctctgtctcCACCTGGTCCAGAACTTTCTCCAGTGTGATACCTACCTGgtgtctcctctgctctcctctgtagctctgtctcCACCTGGTCCAGAACTTTCTCCAGTGTGATACCTACCTGgtgtctcctctgctctcctctgtagctctgtctcCACCTGGTCCAGAACTTTCTCCAACTCATCCAGAATCTTCTTAAGATACTTCATGTTGTCATGGTCAAACAGCTTGTGCTACAAAAGGAGGGAAACTGGGATTTTTTTAGGCTTTCATGACATCATCCAGAGATGGTAAACAAACAGTTCCATGCTGAAAAGGGGTGTAGTAAAAGAGCATTGTGGATTTGAGTCATGACGCTGTACCTTTAAACGCCTCGTTTTAGCCATATAGGCATCTTTTAGCTCTGGGTTTTCCTCCGCTAGCTTCTTAAGCTCTGATTCTGTGTTCCCAATCTGTGCTGTCACACACAAATACAACCACGTTATTATTATACCCCCAAAATACCACggaggttagtgtgtgtgtgtgtgtgtgtgtgtgtgcgtctgtgtgtgtgtgtgtgtggtgtgtgtgtgtgtgtgtgtgtgtgtgtgtgtgtgtgtgtgtgtgtgtgtgtgtgcgtctgtgtgtgtgtgtgtgtgtgtgtgtgtgtgtgtgtgtctgtgtgtgtgtgtgtgtgtgtgcgtctgtgtgtgtgtgtgtgcgtctgtgtgtgtgtgtgcgtctgtgtgtgtgtctgtgcgtgcgcaTGCGCATGTCTTACCTCGTATACGCGTGGTGGCGTAGGCTGGGATGTGTGAGTCCACAGTGATCTCTGGGTGGAGTATAGAGCCGTGTGTATAAGCGTCCATCTGAAGAGAGTCTAGTAGTTCTCTGTAGTGCTGGACTCTGTGGTAATACATACTGCCTTCCTCAGGGATCAGCTTAGCCGTTCCCTCTACAGACATACAAAACAGACCAAGAACGGAGAAAACAGAGATGGTTAATGAACAAGATGATTATaacgaagcagcgttacccaaaCCTCTCCTGCAGTACCCACAGCCGGCCCAGTTAGTCGATATGTTTCAGAAGCACTGCAGATTCAACGAATGAAGGGCTTGATCATTAGGTGATCATTTAAATCAGTTGTGTTAGTTCTGGAATAAATCAATGAAGTGGGCTGGCTGAGAGTACAGgaggagaggtttgggaaacAATGAGATATATATAATTCGAATAAAGGTTTATCCTTCTGTTTTGTctgaatatagagacagacaatTAATTTAAAGTGTGAACCTGTAAAAAGGTATTGCCATTAGGCATGGGCAAGTTAAATTAATATTACATTTTGATTCATTTGAAAAGTATTACTCAAATACAATCATATATGTGCTTGTATTTGGAGAGATATTTTTTCTAACAAAATCAGTAGAAGCGATCCTCTCCTCTCCGTATGCTTACCGGAACGCCTCCTCGTCTGCAGTAGACTAATGCTGAATAACATGAGACGGATCCATTTAAACCAAGACCACAGGGGAACAAAATTAAACTGATAATAGTGAATGAAAACAAGAGaggaaaataacaataataatgatcatgataataatagtaataataatgacaaaaataataacaataattataacaataataataacaatgataataataataataataacaatgataacaataataataacaataataataataataataacaattataataacaataacaataacaataataatgagGAAGAACAAAAGATCAAAATGAACAGCTGGCAGAGTGGAGGCAGGGATGTTCAGAGTGGAGGCAGGGATGTTCAGAGTGGAGGCAGGGATGTTCAGAGTGGAGGCAGGGATGTTCAGAGTGGAGGCAGGGATGTTGAGAGTGGAGGCAGGGATGTTGAGAGTGGAGGCAGGGATGTTGAGAGTGGAGGCAGGGATGTTGAGAGTGGAGGCAGGGATGTTGAGAGTGGAGGCAGGGATGTTGAGAGTGGAGGCAGGGATGTTCAGAGTGGAGGCAGGGATGTTGAGAGTGGAGGCAGGGATGTTGAGAGTGGAGGCAGGGATGTTGAGAGTGGAGGCAGGGATGTTGAGAGTGGAGGCAGGGATGCAATAAAAAGGGGAACAAAACTGAGAACTGAAAATCAATGTGTCAATTTGATCAGGGATTATACATTGACACTTTGGGGGTTGTTGACGTGTCTTAGGGGGAACCCCTAATGAGTTACCCAGCCACCCTAGCCCTCTCCTAGTTATTGGCTACAGTAGGGCTAGGGGTTAGaggctaggggctaggggttagggttaggggttaaaggttaggggttagggctaggggttaagggtaaggggttaagggttaggggttagggctaggggttaggggt contains:
- the gdap1 gene encoding ganglioside-induced differentiation-associated protein 1 isoform X2, producing MLFSISLLQTRRRSEGTAKLIPEEGSMYYHRVQHYRELLDSLQMDAYTHGSILHPEITVDSHIPAYATTRIRAQIGNTESELKKLAEENPELKDAYMAKTRRLKHKLFDHDNMKYLKKILDELEKVLDQVETELQRRAEETPEEGSSQSWLCGEFFSMADVSLAVTLHRLKFLGLSRRYWGNGNRGNLEDYYERVLERPSFRRVLGHVNNILISAVLPAAFRVAKQHVPAFVGTTLLIGILGGATYLAFLYLKTRMLITRW